From Pseudomonas putida, one genomic window encodes:
- a CDS encoding LysR family transcriptional regulator — protein MNQTLDLSFFHLLATQGSLAATARELGITPPAVSKRLAALEARFGVRLVNRTTRAMSLTSEGELYFSHAARILTQINEVEQMVVSSRATPKGLIRVNASLGFGRRHIGPALAAFYSRYPEVEVQLEITDHPLDLATHGFDLGIRFGTMPDSAFHARKIASNRRLLCASPLYLEKHGIPTRLSDLQQHNCIFIRQNETPYGVWSFTTGSRTQNIKVRAALGCNDGEVALNWALQGYGILMRAEWDIARYVRSGRLRLVLENETPTCADVYAVYPQQLHLSTRVRSLIDFLVERFAHIDHVEDNEGAT, from the coding sequence ATGAACCAGACATTGGATCTTTCCTTTTTCCATCTGCTCGCCACCCAAGGCAGCCTCGCGGCCACTGCGCGCGAGCTCGGCATAACGCCACCGGCGGTGAGCAAGCGGCTGGCGGCCTTGGAGGCACGGTTTGGTGTGCGCCTGGTCAATCGCACCACCCGCGCGATGAGCCTGACGTCGGAGGGTGAGCTGTATTTTTCACACGCTGCGCGGATCCTCACGCAAATCAACGAGGTGGAGCAGATGGTCGTCAGCAGTCGCGCGACGCCCAAAGGCCTGATTCGCGTCAATGCCTCCCTCGGTTTTGGTCGGCGGCATATCGGCCCGGCGTTGGCGGCGTTCTACAGCCGCTACCCGGAAGTGGAAGTCCAGCTTGAAATCACCGACCACCCACTGGACCTGGCTACTCACGGTTTTGACCTTGGAATCCGCTTCGGCACGATGCCGGATTCTGCATTCCATGCTCGCAAGATAGCTTCCAACCGCCGACTGTTGTGCGCCTCGCCGCTGTACCTGGAAAAGCACGGCATTCCCACGCGCCTGTCGGATCTGCAGCAGCACAACTGCATCTTCATCCGCCAGAACGAAACACCTTATGGCGTATGGAGTTTCACCACGGGTAGCCGTACGCAAAACATCAAGGTACGCGCTGCTTTGGGTTGCAACGACGGGGAGGTCGCACTGAACTGGGCATTGCAGGGTTACGGGATACTGATGCGTGCCGAGTGGGATATCGCCCGTTACGTACGCAGCGGCCGGCTGCGCCTGGTACTGGAGAATGAGACCCCGACGTGTGCGGATGTCTATGCGGTGTACCCCCAGCAGCTACATCTTTCAACGCGCGTGCGCAGCCTTATCGACTTCCTGGTCGAACGTTTCGCTCATATCGACCATGTTGAGGATAATGAGGGAGCGACCTGA
- a CDS encoding tartrate dehydrogenase, with protein sequence MNSYNIAAVPGDGIGIEVIAAGVEVLKALSKKSGFEMTFKDFDWSSEKYLQTGHYIPEGGLEALKAFDAIFFGAVGALDVPDHISLWGLRLPICQGFDQYANVRPARVLPGVKSPLHNGDQIDWVVVRENSEGEYSGNGGRVHRGLPEEVATEVSVFTRAGVERIHRFAFQLAQSRPRKHLTMVTKSNAQRHGMVLWDEIFYEVAKDFPDVRIDKELVDAVTTRMVLKPATLDVIVATNLHADILSDLAAALSGSLGIAPTANLNPSRQFPSMFEPIHGSAFDITGKGVANPIATFWTAAMMLEHLGEVAAAKQLMSAIEAVTESGLHTPDLGGTATTRQITDAVIALINR encoded by the coding sequence ATGAATAGTTACAACATCGCAGCTGTCCCTGGCGACGGAATTGGCATTGAAGTGATTGCCGCCGGCGTTGAGGTTCTCAAAGCCCTGTCGAAAAAATCCGGCTTCGAAATGACCTTCAAGGATTTTGACTGGAGCTCGGAGAAGTATCTGCAGACTGGCCATTACATCCCCGAGGGTGGCCTGGAAGCATTGAAGGCCTTCGACGCGATCTTCTTCGGCGCGGTCGGTGCCCTGGACGTACCGGACCATATTTCCTTGTGGGGCCTGCGCTTGCCGATTTGCCAGGGTTTCGATCAGTACGCCAATGTGCGCCCGGCACGCGTGCTGCCCGGCGTGAAGAGCCCGTTGCACAACGGCGACCAGATCGACTGGGTGGTGGTGCGGGAGAACTCGGAGGGTGAATACTCCGGTAATGGTGGTCGCGTACACCGCGGCCTGCCGGAAGAAGTGGCCACCGAGGTATCGGTATTTACGCGCGCCGGTGTCGAGCGCATCCATCGCTTTGCCTTCCAGCTGGCGCAGAGTCGCCCACGCAAGCACCTGACCATGGTGACCAAATCCAATGCCCAGCGCCATGGCATGGTGCTGTGGGATGAGATCTTCTACGAAGTCGCCAAGGACTTCCCGGATGTGAGGATCGACAAGGAGCTGGTCGACGCTGTCACTACGCGCATGGTACTCAAACCGGCCACCTTGGATGTGATCGTGGCCACCAACTTGCACGCCGACATCCTGTCCGACCTGGCCGCCGCATTGTCTGGCAGCTTGGGTATCGCCCCCACCGCCAACCTCAACCCATCGCGTCAATTCCCCTCGATGTTCGAGCCGATTCACGGTTCAGCCTTCGACATCACCGGCAAAGGCGTAGCCAACCCGATTGCGACCTTCTGGACCGCGGCGATGATGCTTGAACACCTGGGCGAGGTGGCAGCGGCAAAACAGCTGATGTCAGCTATCGAAGCCGTTACCGAAAGCGGCCTGCACACCCCTGATCTGGGCGGGACAGCGACTACCCGGCAGATCACTGATGCAGTGATCGCGCTCATAAATCGCTGA
- a CDS encoding dicarboxylate/amino acid:cation symporter, translating into MKSLLGKLYVQVLIGVAAGIALGVFWPQIGTDLKPLGDAFIRLIKMVFAPIIFATVVLGIAKMENMKELGRVGARALIYFEVLSTFALVLGLLVVNFVKPGAGMNVDAAHLDASSIATYTVAAQSGDGITEFLMKIIPASVTDAFAQNQILPILLFSTLFGIALAHLGPRGKPMVDVLESFSHGMFHIVGMIMRLAPLAAFGAMAFTIGKYGLGSIVSLGKLVATMYVTCFLFVAVVLGFIARLSGFSLWKFLKYLREELFTVLGTSSSESVVPQLMNKLEKAGVSKPVVGLVIPSGLTFNPDGQCIYYTMAAIFIAQATNTPLSLMDQLIVLGVLLLTSKGSAGVTGSGFITLAATLATMDKIPVAGMVLLLGIDRFMSEARAITNTIGNAVGTVAIAKWVGALDGERMKQVLDGRAVEKAEERPSNTVPATPAAVSDKKNLVMP; encoded by the coding sequence ATGAAAAGCCTTCTGGGTAAGTTATATGTACAAGTATTGATCGGCGTCGCCGCCGGCATAGCGCTGGGTGTGTTTTGGCCGCAGATCGGCACCGACCTGAAACCACTTGGCGATGCGTTCATCAGGCTGATCAAGATGGTGTTTGCACCCATCATTTTCGCCACGGTGGTGCTGGGCATCGCCAAGATGGAAAACATGAAAGAGTTGGGGCGCGTGGGCGCCCGGGCACTCATTTACTTTGAAGTGCTTTCTACCTTCGCCTTGGTGCTGGGGCTCCTGGTGGTCAACTTCGTGAAGCCTGGCGCGGGAATGAACGTTGATGCCGCACACCTCGACGCCTCCAGCATCGCCACCTATACCGTGGCTGCGCAAAGTGGCGACGGTATCACTGAGTTCTTGATGAAAATCATCCCGGCCAGTGTCACCGATGCGTTTGCACAGAATCAGATTTTGCCGATCCTGCTGTTTTCCACCCTATTCGGTATCGCCTTGGCGCATCTGGGGCCACGTGGCAAACCCATGGTCGATGTGCTCGAGTCTTTCTCTCACGGCATGTTCCACATCGTCGGCATGATCATGCGCCTTGCACCGCTGGCAGCCTTTGGCGCGATGGCGTTCACCATCGGCAAGTACGGCCTGGGTTCGATCGTGTCGCTTGGCAAGTTGGTCGCGACCATGTACGTCACCTGCTTCCTGTTTGTCGCGGTGGTACTCGGCTTTATCGCACGCTTGTCCGGCTTCAGTTTGTGGAAGTTCCTCAAGTACCTTCGCGAGGAACTGTTCACCGTGCTGGGCACCAGTTCGTCTGAGTCGGTGGTACCGCAATTGATGAACAAGCTGGAAAAGGCCGGGGTCTCCAAGCCGGTGGTGGGCCTGGTGATTCCGTCTGGGCTGACCTTCAACCCCGACGGCCAGTGCATCTACTACACAATGGCCGCGATCTTCATCGCTCAGGCCACGAACACGCCGCTGAGCCTGATGGACCAGCTGATCGTGCTGGGCGTGCTACTGCTCACCTCCAAGGGGTCGGCCGGCGTAACAGGCTCGGGCTTCATTACCCTGGCCGCGACCCTGGCGACCATGGACAAGATCCCGGTGGCCGGCATGGTTCTGCTGCTCGGAATAGATCGTTTCATGTCCGAGGCCCGCGCCATCACCAACACCATCGGCAATGCGGTCGGCACCGTCGCCATCGCCAAATGGGTTGGCGCCTTGGATGGCGAACGAATGAAACAGGTCCTCGATGGTCGGGCAGTCGAGAAGGCAGAAGAACGCCCTTCCAACACCGTGCCTGCCACGCCCGCTGCCGTTTCCGACAAAAAAAACCTTGTGATGCCCTGA
- the ttdA gene encoding L(+)-tartrate dehydratase subunit alpha, whose protein sequence is MDNLEKEHAVSSLTDTLARFTAYIGKRLPKDVKAKTAKLRAAETNPLAIAVYDSMADNQEYADKLNRPSCQDTGVIQYFISAGARFPLLGEMEGILEGATKQATVHGPLRHNAVETFIEKNTGTNTGSKIPWLDWEIIPDADYAIVDVYMAGGGCTLPGSAKVLMPGQGYEGVTEFVFDVITSRGINACPPLLVGVGVSTSVETAARLSKKAILREVDSSHPNQSAAMMEKLLEEGLNEIGIGPQGLTGNSSVMGVNIESSARHPSTIGVAVSTGCWAHRRGKIRINADLSYDILSHEGVVL, encoded by the coding sequence GTGGATAACCTAGAAAAAGAACATGCCGTGTCGTCGCTGACCGACACCTTGGCCAGGTTCACCGCTTATATCGGCAAGCGTCTGCCCAAGGACGTCAAAGCCAAGACTGCGAAGCTGCGTGCGGCAGAGACCAACCCACTGGCCATCGCTGTGTACGACTCGATGGCCGACAACCAGGAATACGCCGACAAGCTGAACCGCCCCAGCTGCCAGGATACCGGCGTGATTCAGTATTTCATCTCGGCGGGCGCGCGGTTCCCGCTGCTCGGTGAAATGGAGGGCATCCTGGAAGGTGCCACCAAGCAGGCCACTGTCCACGGGCCCTTGCGCCACAACGCAGTGGAAACGTTCATCGAAAAGAACACCGGCACCAATACCGGCTCGAAGATCCCTTGGCTCGACTGGGAGATCATCCCCGATGCGGACTACGCGATCGTCGACGTGTACATGGCCGGTGGTGGCTGCACCCTGCCGGGCTCAGCCAAGGTGCTGATGCCGGGGCAAGGTTACGAAGGGGTGACCGAGTTCGTCTTCGATGTGATCACCTCCCGCGGCATCAATGCCTGCCCGCCACTTCTGGTGGGGGTTGGCGTATCGACCTCGGTAGAGACTGCGGCCCGCCTGTCGAAGAAGGCCATCCTGCGCGAGGTGGATTCCAGCCACCCCAACCAAAGCGCGGCAATGATGGAGAAGCTGCTGGAGGAAGGCTTGAACGAAATCGGTATCGGCCCCCAAGGCCTGACCGGTAATAGCAGCGTGATGGGCGTGAACATCGAGTCATCGGCGCGTCACCCTTCGACCATTGGCGTGGCCGTTTCCACCGGCTGCTGGGCGCACCGTCGCGGCAAGATCCGCATCAACGCCGACCTTTCCTATGACATCCTCTCCCATGAAGGCGTAGTACTGTGA
- the ttdB gene encoding L(+)-tartrate dehydratase subunit beta gives MNSPAKKIINTPISDEDLAGLNVGDVVYLTGQLVTCRDVAHRRLIELGRELPVDLRGGAIFHAGPIVKKKDDGSFEMVSIGPTTSMRMEKFEKQFIEQTGVKLIVGKGGMGPETTTGCLENKAVHAVFPGGCAVLAATQVEEIERAEWQDLGMPETLWVNRVREFGPLIISIDTKGNNLFEQNKVRFNERKGSVIEKINSQVRFIK, from the coding sequence GTGAACAGTCCAGCGAAAAAGATCATCAACACCCCGATCAGCGACGAAGACTTGGCTGGCCTGAACGTCGGGGATGTCGTTTACCTCACTGGCCAATTGGTGACCTGCCGTGACGTGGCTCACCGCCGCCTGATCGAGCTCGGTCGCGAGCTGCCGGTGGACCTGCGTGGCGGCGCGATCTTCCATGCCGGGCCGATCGTGAAGAAAAAAGACGATGGCAGCTTCGAAATGGTGTCCATCGGCCCGACCACCAGCATGCGCATGGAAAAGTTCGAGAAGCAATTCATCGAGCAGACGGGTGTGAAGCTGATCGTCGGCAAGGGCGGCATGGGGCCGGAGACCACCACCGGTTGTCTGGAGAACAAAGCCGTACATGCGGTGTTCCCTGGTGGCTGCGCGGTACTGGCGGCAACTCAGGTCGAAGAGATCGAACGCGCCGAATGGCAGGATCTGGGCATGCCGGAAACCCTATGGGTGAACCGCGTACGCGAGTTCGGGCCGTTGATCATTTCCATCGATACCAAAGGCAATAACCTGTTTGAGCAAAACAAGGTGCGTTTTAACGAGCGTAAAGGTTCGGTGATCGAAAAGATCAACTCACAGGTTCGCTTCATCAAGTGA
- a CDS encoding NADH:flavin oxidoreductase/NADH oxidase family protein, with protein sequence MNLFDALMLPNGSTVKNRIAKAAMEENMADADQAPSEALMRLYQAWADGGAGLIITGNVMVDGRAMTGPGGVVLQDDQQLDKFKRWARIGRSGGAQFWLQINHPGRQMQSNLGQKTWAPSAVPLELGNMSKRFAMPHAMTPGVIEEVIQRFANTARLGEQAGFTGVEIHAAHGYLLSQFLSPLTNQRNDQWGGSLENRARLLLEIVKAVRAVVSADFAVAVKLNSADFQRGGFTTDDAKKVVELLNDLGVDMVELSGGSYEVPAMQGHARDGRTLAREAYFVEFARDLQTVARMPVMVTGGIRRHPVAESVVHSGVDMVGIGTALAIDPHLPRAWLQGKDNAPELPPITWKNKAISALANMAVVKFQLRKLSRGKKPDPSVSPLRALILQQLNMAFRTRQYRKWSERSEHYNGLRDAR encoded by the coding sequence ATGAATTTGTTCGACGCCCTGATGCTTCCCAACGGTTCGACCGTCAAGAACCGAATCGCCAAAGCCGCCATGGAAGAGAATATGGCGGATGCCGACCAAGCGCCTTCCGAAGCACTCATGCGTTTGTATCAAGCGTGGGCGGACGGTGGTGCCGGCCTTATCATCACCGGCAATGTGATGGTCGACGGCCGTGCCATGACCGGGCCGGGGGGCGTGGTATTACAGGACGATCAGCAACTGGACAAGTTCAAGCGCTGGGCGCGTATTGGTCGATCCGGCGGTGCGCAGTTTTGGTTGCAGATCAACCACCCAGGGCGGCAGATGCAGTCCAATCTTGGGCAAAAAACCTGGGCACCATCAGCCGTACCGCTGGAACTGGGCAACATGTCCAAGCGTTTTGCCATGCCTCACGCGATGACCCCTGGCGTGATCGAAGAAGTTATTCAGCGCTTCGCCAACACCGCTCGCCTGGGTGAACAAGCCGGATTCACCGGTGTGGAGATCCACGCCGCCCATGGCTATTTGTTGAGCCAGTTCCTTTCGCCGTTGACCAACCAACGGAACGACCAGTGGGGTGGCTCTTTGGAAAACCGGGCGCGCCTGTTGCTGGAAATCGTCAAGGCGGTAAGGGCCGTGGTTTCTGCGGATTTTGCGGTGGCGGTCAAACTCAATTCCGCCGATTTTCAGCGCGGAGGATTCACCACCGATGACGCGAAAAAGGTTGTTGAGCTGCTCAATGACCTGGGCGTAGACATGGTGGAGTTGTCGGGAGGCAGTTACGAAGTACCTGCCATGCAGGGGCACGCACGCGATGGTCGCACCCTGGCTCGCGAAGCGTATTTCGTCGAGTTTGCCCGTGATCTCCAAACCGTTGCCAGAATGCCGGTGATGGTCACCGGCGGTATACGTCGCCACCCGGTGGCCGAAAGCGTCGTGCACAGCGGGGTGGACATGGTGGGTATCGGAACGGCGTTAGCCATCGATCCGCACCTGCCTCGTGCCTGGTTGCAGGGCAAAGACAACGCCCCTGAATTACCGCCGATCACGTGGAAAAACAAAGCCATCTCGGCCTTGGCGAACATGGCGGTGGTGAAGTTTCAATTGCGCAAACTGAGCCGGGGTAAAAAGCCCGACCCGAGCGTGTCGCCGCTGCGCGCGCTGATCCTGCAACAGCTCAACATGGCTTTTCGTACTCGCCAGTATCGTAAATGGAGTGAAAGGTCGGAGCATTACAACGGCCTGAGAGACGCAAGATGA
- a CDS encoding MerR family transcriptional regulator: MRIGELAKISGLTPSRIRFYEASGLISSVERKANGYRDYAPDTEWVLELITGAQAAGFSLQQIRQLMPMYASGWRHDELLSGLKQKVEEITVLEQRLAQNKAQLLLVIKGIEDKPEGMACADNAQMLINRLREEGVGQASGKPAVKSSTRKNARQASGA; this comes from the coding sequence ATGAGAATAGGCGAACTGGCGAAAATCAGTGGATTGACTCCGTCACGCATCCGATTCTACGAGGCCAGTGGCTTGATCAGCTCCGTCGAGCGCAAGGCCAATGGATACCGCGACTATGCGCCTGATACCGAATGGGTTCTGGAACTGATAACCGGCGCACAAGCGGCAGGTTTTTCTTTGCAGCAGATCCGGCAATTGATGCCGATGTACGCCAGTGGCTGGCGGCATGACGAGTTGCTCTCAGGACTCAAACAGAAGGTGGAGGAAATCACTGTTCTGGAGCAACGGCTCGCACAGAACAAAGCGCAACTTCTGCTCGTCATCAAGGGCATCGAGGATAAGCCCGAGGGCATGGCGTGTGCCGACAATGCGCAAATGCTGATCAATCGTCTGCGCGAAGAAGGGGTTGGCCAAGCCTCCGGCAAACCTGCGGTGAAGTCTTCCACCAGAAAAAACGCCCGCCAGGCGTCCGGGGCCTGA
- a CDS encoding DUF3077 domain-containing protein yields the protein MTPDDTKVTVGKTTFYQGENQTHPLFRIEAGIPCQNAREQASELMGYVRDLTIEGLMEGKPQLIWASHYLSALAKALMDDAELGMMH from the coding sequence ATGACCCCAGATGACACCAAAGTCACTGTCGGTAAGACCACGTTCTACCAGGGTGAAAACCAGACCCACCCATTGTTTCGCATCGAAGCGGGTATCCCTTGCCAGAATGCCCGCGAACAGGCTTCAGAGCTGATGGGCTATGTGCGGGACCTGACCATCGAAGGCTTGATGGAAGGTAAACCACAGCTGATCTGGGCCTCGCACTACCTGAGTGCGTTGGCCAAAGCACTGATGGATGATGCCGAGCTGGGCATGATGCACTGA
- a CDS encoding aminotransferase class V-fold PLP-dependent enzyme has product MSTLYPSIDPEGLVEYSVVYTDRSLNHMSQVFQGVMKNISRTLKQVYNAQAVAVVPGSGTFGMEAVARQFATGQQCLVIRNGWFSYRWSQILEMGNIPAATTVLKARPIDAGRQAAYAPPPLDEVLAAIKAHKPQMVFAPHVETSSGIVLPDEYIRAVGDAVHEVGGLFVLDCIASGTLWVDMQKCAVDLLISAPQKGWSASPCCALVMFSALALERMEHTHSSSFACDLKKWLQIMQAYEQGGHAYHATMPSDSLARFNDVMNEMQAYGFDKVRGEQQALGDRVRTMLTRKGIKSVAADGFQAPGVVVSYTDDAGIKTGKKFADHGLQIAAGVPLQCDEPADFQTFRIGLFGLEKLHNIERTVSTLEQAIDKVMAS; this is encoded by the coding sequence ATGTCAACGCTTTATCCCAGTATTGATCCTGAGGGGCTGGTCGAGTACTCGGTGGTCTACACCGACCGCTCGCTCAATCACATGTCACAGGTATTTCAAGGCGTGATGAAAAACATTTCCAGGACCCTGAAACAGGTCTACAACGCCCAGGCTGTTGCGGTGGTCCCAGGGAGCGGCACATTCGGCATGGAAGCGGTGGCCCGGCAGTTTGCCACTGGCCAGCAATGCTTGGTGATACGCAACGGCTGGTTCAGTTATCGCTGGAGCCAGATACTTGAAATGGGCAACATCCCGGCGGCCACGACGGTGCTCAAAGCCCGACCGATAGACGCGGGTCGCCAAGCGGCTTACGCCCCACCTCCGCTTGACGAAGTCCTGGCGGCCATCAAGGCGCACAAGCCGCAAATGGTCTTCGCCCCCCACGTTGAAACCTCATCAGGGATTGTCCTGCCCGACGAATACATACGGGCCGTCGGCGACGCTGTCCATGAAGTGGGTGGTTTGTTCGTGCTGGACTGCATTGCCTCAGGCACGCTTTGGGTTGATATGCAGAAATGTGCAGTGGACTTGCTGATCAGCGCCCCGCAGAAAGGCTGGAGCGCCTCCCCTTGCTGTGCCCTGGTGATGTTCAGCGCGTTGGCCCTGGAGCGCATGGAGCACACGCATAGCAGCAGTTTTGCCTGCGACCTGAAAAAGTGGCTGCAGATCATGCAGGCCTACGAACAGGGCGGGCATGCCTACCATGCGACCATGCCCAGCGACTCGCTCGCGCGATTCAACGACGTGATGAACGAGATGCAGGCCTACGGTTTCGATAAGGTCCGCGGGGAACAACAGGCTCTGGGCGATCGGGTGCGCACCATGTTGACCCGCAAAGGCATCAAAAGCGTGGCTGCGGACGGTTTTCAGGCCCCTGGCGTAGTAGTGAGCTATACCGACGATGCGGGGATCAAGACCGGTAAGAAATTTGCCGACCACGGCCTACAGATCGCCGCCGGGGTGCCGTTGCAATGCGACGAGCCCGCCGATTTCCAGACCTTCCGCATCGGCCTGTTCGGGCTCGAAAAACTGCACAATATCGAGCGCACGGTCAGCACCCTTGAGCAGGCGATCGACAAGGTGATGGCGAGCTAA